One window of Neptuniibacter halophilus genomic DNA carries:
- a CDS encoding polyamine ABC transporter substrate-binding protein encodes MQFKKTSLSALLSLALASSPTVSATEQVLNVYNWWDYITPGAVEEFQAKTGIKVNYDVYDSNEILEAKLMSGGSGYDIVVPSANFLERQAKSGVYSRLDRSQLKNYSNLDPALMKQIEGHDPGNTYAVPYTWGTLGLAYNVDMLKQRLGDMPLDSYDLLFKPEVAAKLQDCGIGLVDSPAEVMALALNYLGLDPNSERKEDLKQATDLLNSVRSSYKHFNTGNIQADLINGDLCLGLGYSGDMLQAQGRADEAKTGVTLEYLIPKEGTIAWFDLVAIPADAPNKEAAHKFIDFLLEPETGAGLSNYVYYAVPNTRIAPLVEPEILNNPAVYPTEEIKSKLFTQQAHSQKYDRLLSRAWSNIKTGR; translated from the coding sequence ATGCAGTTTAAGAAAACCAGCCTTAGCGCCTTACTTTCCCTGGCCCTCGCCTCCTCTCCTACCGTTTCAGCCACTGAACAGGTACTCAACGTATACAACTGGTGGGATTACATCACGCCGGGTGCAGTTGAAGAATTTCAGGCGAAAACCGGTATCAAGGTTAATTACGATGTCTATGACTCCAACGAAATTCTTGAAGCCAAACTAATGTCGGGCGGAAGCGGTTATGACATTGTTGTGCCAAGCGCAAACTTTCTCGAACGTCAGGCGAAATCCGGCGTCTATTCCAGGCTCGATCGAAGCCAATTGAAGAACTATTCCAATCTCGATCCGGCTCTGATGAAACAGATCGAAGGCCACGACCCGGGAAATACGTATGCTGTACCTTACACCTGGGGAACCCTTGGATTGGCTTACAATGTGGATATGCTCAAACAACGTCTGGGGGATATGCCACTGGACAGCTACGACCTCCTGTTCAAACCTGAGGTTGCAGCCAAATTACAGGACTGCGGTATCGGTCTGGTGGACTCCCCCGCCGAAGTGATGGCGCTGGCCCTCAACTACCTGGGTCTGGACCCGAACAGTGAACGCAAAGAGGATCTGAAGCAGGCAACCGACCTGCTCAATTCAGTTCGCTCAAGTTACAAGCACTTCAATACCGGCAATATACAGGCTGACCTGATCAACGGCGACCTCTGTCTCGGCCTGGGCTACAGCGGCGATATGCTGCAGGCTCAGGGCCGGGCCGACGAAGCCAAAACAGGCGTTACTCTGGAATACCTGATCCCTAAAGAGGGTACTATCGCCTGGTTTGATCTGGTTGCTATCCCGGCTGACGCGCCTAACAAAGAAGCCGCTCACAAGTTCATCGACTTTCTTCTGGAACCGGAAACCGGTGCAGGCCTCTCCAACTACGTTTACTACGCGGTGCCCAATACCAGGATAGCCCCGCTGGTGGAGCCGGAGATTCTCAATAACCCAGCGGTTTATCCAACAGAAGAGATCAAATCAAAGTTGTTTACGCAGCAAGCACACAGCCAGAAATATGATCGCCTGCTCAGCCGTGCCTGGTCCAACATTAAAACCGGCCGCTAA